Part of the Choloepus didactylus isolate mChoDid1 chromosome 27, mChoDid1.pri, whole genome shotgun sequence genome is shown below.
AAAGCCAGCTGAGCTAGGGGTACATCAGGCGAAGGGGCCAGCAGGTGCGCATGAGCCAGGCACGCAGAGAGGGACGCAGGAGCGCACAGACGAGTTGGGAAGAAAGCAGGCAACTCACACTGGGCAGGAGCCCATACCTGTGTGGACTCGGTAGTGCGTCTCCATCTGATGCTTGAGTGAAAACCTCTTTCCACAGACAGAGCAAGAATAGGGCCTTTCCCGAACAGGAGGGTTTGAGGGAGGATGTTGGCAAGATGGGTGGCCTGCATTCCTGTCATGACCCATGCAGGTTTCAAGAGCACCTGTGGGCATAAAGGAGTCaaaggagggcagggctgggcatCCCAGAACCGGGTCACTGGAACACCCAGGCAAGACATCAGGGGCTACGGTGGGGTTGGGGCAAAAGCACCTTTACCCTACTCACCAGTGTCCCCCTGATCAGAGGCTTTGATCTCCCCAGGGCTGAGCTGTGGGGGGCCCTGGGGGAGGGAACctagagggagcagagtgagGTAGGGGCCCTACTCAGGCTGAACTCCTGGAGCCCCTGCCCCAGAGAAGAGATCATATTATAGGGCATGTTCAGGGCAGCGAGGAGCTTacctggggtggggctggaggaCAACAggttctggctccagagcccttTGTGGGGGTTCAGGGACAGTGGGGTCCTGGGGAAGTtgctggtggggggagggggggtagAGTTACAGCTTTGGCAAAGCCTAGGGGCCTGACCAACCCTGTCCCCTTCCTGGGGAGGTGGGTGTCCTAGGTCTCCTTCAGTGGCTGGGCTCTGGCTTCCCCTGTGGTGGGAGCTTCCTGTCCCATCCCCAACTCAGGAAATGTACAGTAGAGATAAGAGATGTGGCACCCTTCCGCCATCACCACTGCCTCTTCTGGGCCACTCCCTCCCAGCCTGGGAGGTCTTGCACTATGCTCTTCACTCACCTCTGGTTCCAAGGCCAGACCTCCTGCCAGGCTCCATTGTTGGGGGTGCTATGGGAGAAGGGAGTGCCATATCTGGGCGGCCACAGCAGGATGCTCCACAGGGCAGGCTGGTCCTTCCCTAAGCAAGGAGCCTCAGCCCTCCAGGGCTTGGGGATGATGCTGGCTTGGAGGGAGCTCGATAGTCCCTGAAGACTTTCCTCAGAGCCCCCTGGACTCTCTTTCACCCACATGATCACTCCTGGCTTCCCATCTGTTCCCCCATGGCCAACAGGGGATTGGTTGAGTTTCTCCTCGTTTGATTTCATTggctccccctgcccctcccacaaTGCCCCTGCTACCTTGGGGCTCTCTCTTGGTGGCCTGGACTTGTGCAACATCTCCTGTTCTTTCCCACCAGCTCTGAAAAACTTCTCTGGTCTCTGCTTCTCTCCAAGGCCCCCCAGTCCTCTCTCAAAATCCCTTGAGGGTTCCTCTGAGTCCTCCTGTTGTCTCTTCATCCCTGGATCCCACTCCTTTTTAGCCCTGTCCCTTCGAGCCCTCCTGCATGCCTCTTCCAGAGCCTGTACCCCCAAAGCCCTGGCTGCCTCTTCAAGGGGCCCTAGCTCCCCAGGTTGCAACTCCACACTCTCCCCGTAAACAAAGTGCAGAAGCTGGGCAAAGGTGGAAGGGCTAATACCTTCCACCAGAGACCACTGGCCCCTACGGCCCAGCTGCTGGCTCACACCTGCTAGCACCAGGCTGTGGGCAGGGAACTCCTGGCTCCCCACAGTGATCAGGGCATCACATAGTGCTGGCCAGAGCCTGGCTGCCAACCGTACTAGCCGGTCAGAGCTGTAGGGGCTGAGCAGTCTTGTGTGGCTCAAGGGCATTGTGCCTTGTCTGGGTACCAATCTCAGAGATTCTGAGGGGAAGGCGACAGTGTGGGGTCCATGGTGGAAAGGGGAGGGAGGAACGGCATATTCTCAAGCCTGTGAAGGTGAGGGGAGAAAGAGTGAGTTGCTGGTCCTGGATCAGAACTCTCTGACATGAAACAGAGCAAATAAACGAAGCCCAAGGGAGAGCCTAAGCTTATGCAGAATCATAACAGGGATGGGGGCGTGGGGATGGAAATCAGGTTAAATTCAGGACTTAAAGAGCAAGGACCAGGCAGTTAACAAAACCACGAAGACTAGTATAGGTGGGGGCTGCCACTTGGCAATCTCTGACTTAAAAGATAGCAGTCTGATATTTCCGCTTCTTTAAGCCCCTCTGCAGAGCAAGACCTTTGGGCAGGCCAAATAGAGATCACCACCAAACCTAGCCAGCCCTGTGAAGACACAGCTTCATGTGCAGAGTTTAGAGAGCTGGTGTGTCCTCCTACCACAAGCCCATCAAGTGGAGTTAAGTCTCCTGAGAGGTGGAGAGGGAAGCAAGAGAGGGTTCATGGCTACAGGAAGGCAGGTTGTAAGGCATTCCCCCTGAGGCTGAAGCTTCTAGAATGTATCCTCAGAGAAGGAACCAAAAGAGACCAAAGATTACCTTCCAGTGAG
Proteins encoded:
- the ZBTB32 gene encoding zinc finger and BTB domain-containing protein 32 isoform X2; the encoded protein is MPLSHTRLLSPYSSDRLVRLAARLWPALCDALITVGSQEFPAHSLVLAGVSQQLGRRGQWSLVEGISPSTFAQLLHFVYGESVELQPGELGPLEEAARALGVQALEEACRRARRDRAKKEWDPGMKRQQEDSEEPSRDFERGLGGLGEKQRPEKFFRAGGKEQEMLHKSRPPRESPKVAGALWEGQGEPMKSNEEKLNQSPVGHGGTDGKPGVIMWVKESPGGSEESLQGLSSSLQASIIPKPWRAEAPCLGKDQPALWSILLWPPRYGTPFSHSTPNNGAWQEVWPWNQSNFPRTPLSLNPHKGLWSQNLLSSSPTPGALETCMGHDRNAGHPSCQHPPSNPPVRERPYSCSVCGKRFSLKHQMETHYRVHTGEKPFSCGLCPQRSRDFSAMTKHLRTHGAAPYRCPLCRAGCPSLASMQAHMRGHSPSQLPPGWTIRSTFLYSSSSRPSQASTSPCSPPSSTI
- the ZBTB32 gene encoding zinc finger and BTB domain-containing protein 32 isoform X1, translating into MPLSHTRLLSPYSSDRLVRLAARLWPALCDALITVGSQEFPAHSLVLAGVSQQLGRRGQWSLVEGISPSTFAQLLHFVYGESVELQPGELGPLEEAARALGVQALEEACRRARRDRAKKEWDPGMKRQQEDSEEPSRDFERGLGGLGEKQRPEKFFRAGGKEQEMLHKSRPPRESPKVAGALWEGQGEPMKSNEEKLNQSPVGHGGTDGKPGVIMWVKESPGGSEESLQGLSSSLQASIIPKPWRAEAPCLGKDQPALWSILLWPPRYGTPFSHSTPNNGAWQEVWPWNQSNFPRTPLSLNPHKGLWSQNLLSSSPTPGSLPQGPPQLSPGEIKASDQGDTGALETCMGHDRNAGHPSCQHPPSNPPVRERPYSCSVCGKRFSLKHQMETHYRVHTGEKPFSCGLCPQRSRDFSAMTKHLRTHGAAPYRCPLCRAGCPSLASMQAHMRGHSPSQLPPGWTIRSTFLYSSSSRPSQASTSPCSPPSSTI